Part of the Pseudomonas abietaniphila genome is shown below.
ACCCAGTTGAAACGTGCCTGCCTTGCTTGCGTTACTCATGCCGTTTGCCTCTGTCACGAAGTGTGCCGCCACTATAGGCATTGACCACTTCTCTGATAATCAGGTGCAATCGGCACAGGGCGTACGGGTGGGCGAACAATGGCAGCGGATATTCAAGACTTGTTGGCCTTTGTGGCCGTGGTAAAAGCAGGCGGCTTTCGTGAAGGTGCCCGCGCGAGCGGTAAGTCGGCGTCGAGCCTGAGTGACGCCGTGCGACGTATGGAGTCCCGACTCGGCGTGCGCCTGCTCAACCGGACCACGCGCAGTGTGGTGCCGACGGAAGCCGGCGCCAGGCTGATGGAGCGGATCGTACCGGCGCTGGGCGAAGTCGAGTCCGCCATGGACGTGGTGAATGATTTCCGTGACCGACCTTCAGGGACGCTGAAACTCAACGTGCCCGCCAGTGCTGCGCGTCTGGTGTTGCCCGCGATCATCACGCCGTTTCTGCAGGCGCACCCTGATATCCGCCTGGAAGTCATCGTTGAAGAAAGCTTCGTCGACATGCTCGCCGCCGGTTGCGATGCGGGCATTCGTTACGATGATCGCCTGGAGCAGGACATGATTGCCGTGCCGATCGGGCCGAGGATTCAGCGCTTCGCCACGGCGGCGTCGCCCGCTTACCTGGATGCCAGAGGTCGCCCCAAGCACCCTCGTGATCTGCTCGAACACGATTGCCTGCGCGGCAAGTTCCCCAGCGGCGCGATACCGTTGTGGGAGTACGAGCGCGACGGCGAAACCCTGCGCGTCGACCCGACCGGCCCGCTGGTCGTCAACATCGCCGGCGCTGTCGACCTCGCCGTACAGGCCGCCATCGACGGGCTCGGCATTGTCTTCCTCTTCGAAGACTGGCTGCGCCCTCACCTGGAAAGCGGCGCACTGGAACCGGTGCTTGAGCCGTGGTGGCAGAGCTTTAGCGGGCCCTTCCTTTATTACTCGGGCCGCCGCTACCTGCCCTCGCCGCTTCGCGCGTTTGTGGATTTCATCAAGGCAAGGTGAGGCAGTCACCATTGGACTGTTC
Proteins encoded:
- a CDS encoding LysR family transcriptional regulator yields the protein MAADIQDLLAFVAVVKAGGFREGARASGKSASSLSDAVRRMESRLGVRLLNRTTRSVVPTEAGARLMERIVPALGEVESAMDVVNDFRDRPSGTLKLNVPASAARLVLPAIITPFLQAHPDIRLEVIVEESFVDMLAAGCDAGIRYDDRLEQDMIAVPIGPRIQRFATAASPAYLDARGRPKHPRDLLEHDCLRGKFPSGAIPLWEYERDGETLRVDPTGPLVVNIAGAVDLAVQAAIDGLGIVFLFEDWLRPHLESGALEPVLEPWWQSFSGPFLYYSGRRYLPSPLRAFVDFIKAR